The Synechococcus sp. UW179A DNA window ACCAGGACGGTCGACGGGATTGACCATCAACAGGTCACAGCCCTTGGCCTGGAGCTTTCGGCGGCCGTGCTCAAGAAGTTGCTCTTCGGAGCCTGTGAGGGCGGCAAATCCCAGAACAGACTGCCCCAGAGGACGTCTCCTCACCAGCGCCTGAAGCAGATCAGGCACCAGTTCCCAACCAGCCTCAATCGAGCCAATCAGCTGGTCTTTCGGCAGCTTCTCAACATCAGCAGAACTGGTTCGGCGTAAATCGGCCACAGCCGCGCACATCAACACCGCATGCGCTTGCGGCTGAAGTTGTTCGAGCGTGTTGTCCATAGCAGCACTTCCGACCACGGGATGACAGCGCAAACCTTCCAGCCAGGACGGCGGAACCTGCAGCGGGCCATGCACCAAATCAACGGTGGCACCTCGCAGATGAGCGGCCTGGGCCAGCAGAACACCCATGCGGCCGCTGCTGCGGTTGGAGAGAACGCGGACACAATCCAGAGCTTCCAGGGTTGGACCGGCGCTGACCAGCACATGCCTCCCGCGCCAGTCGGATTTGATCAGACCGTCCGCATCGGCCTGCAACAGGGCACTGGCTGCAGCCAGTTCAATCCTGACGGGGTCTGCCATGCGTCCGGTGCCGAGTCGGTCACAGGCGAGCAGACCGCCCTGAGGCGCCAGCGGCAGCACTCGAGGGTCGTCAACCAGCAAACCCCAGTTGCGCTGCACGGCTGGATGGTTCCACATGGCTGTATTCATCGCTGGCGCCGCCAGGATTGGGCACTCACAAGCCAGCAAAAGACTGGCCAATAGCCCTTCGCCATCACCCTGAACCCAGCGGGAGAGCGATGTTGCACTGAGCGGGGCCACCACCACGAGATCTGCCCATTCGGCCAGCTCGATATGCAGTGGTCGCGGACGCGCAGGATCCCACTGGTCAGCATCCTGCAAGCAAGGTTCGCGACTGAGCGTTGCCAACGCCACTGGGCTCACCAAGCGGGCAGCGCTTGCGGTGAGCACACAGCGAACCTGAGCCCCTGCCTGTACAAGAGCACTGACCAGCAGCGGAGTCTTGACTGCCGCAATGCTTCCCGAGGCAGCCACCAGCACCCGTCTTCCCTTCAGCAGCCCCGGCATTGGCTCAGTCCTCGTCGAAGGGTTCCTGATCGATCAGATGGGCGTAAGGAGCGGTGAGTTCCGGTCGATGAATGGCAAGGGCTCTTAAGAGATGCCAGTCACTCAAGCCTTCAAAGGGAGTTGGGTAGTCGTCGTACTCCAAACGGCGCGCCAGCGTCGCAACGGATGCCTCATCAAAAGAAGCCAGTCGCTCCGGAGTGATCAGCATGCAGGCACGAAGCACTGATATTCATTTTGCCTTCGAGTGCGTTTGAAAACCGGCGCTAAGTT harbors:
- the coaBC gene encoding bifunctional phosphopantothenoylcysteine decarboxylase/phosphopantothenate--cysteine ligase CoaBC, with amino-acid sequence MPGLLKGRRVLVAASGSIAAVKTPLLVSALVQAGAQVRCVLTASAARLVSPVALATLSREPCLQDADQWDPARPRPLHIELAEWADLVVVAPLSATSLSRWVQGDGEGLLASLLLACECPILAAPAMNTAMWNHPAVQRNWGLLVDDPRVLPLAPQGGLLACDRLGTGRMADPVRIELAAASALLQADADGLIKSDWRGRHVLVSAGPTLEALDCVRVLSNRSSGRMGVLLAQAAHLRGATVDLVHGPLQVPPSWLEGLRCHPVVGSAAMDNTLEQLQPQAHAVLMCAAVADLRRTSSADVEKLPKDQLIGSIEAGWELVPDLLQALVRRRPLGQSVLGFAALTGSEEQLLEHGRRKLQAKGCDLLMVNPVDRPGQGLDSDQNGGWLLGPGDHHQICPLEDKLVLSHWLLDRLLEINRMT
- a CDS encoding DUF2555 domain-containing protein, producing the protein MLITPERLASFDEASVATLARRLEYDDYPTPFEGLSDWHLLRALAIHRPELTAPYAHLIDQEPFDED